A single genomic interval of Streptomyces sp. NBC_00663 harbors:
- a CDS encoding anti-sigma factor codes for MSLLDKVLRRDDPHSLAAPYALDALERAERTRFEKHLRNCPVCAAEVRALSEDAVRLAWSTAAPPPPAMRDRVLAAVRTTAQEPVRAREPEARARATQLPPHVWGTQPPPSRSHAPRARRPLFVPFATATAAAALVVASLFAVQANQTQDQLNAERAQAREIAHVLAAPDARASTGKDADGRSIGVIASAAEGRAVVTLSGYGDVPSGRVNQLWLMRPGAQPRSLGLFEGDTPLVATGLDKSSTSLAVTVEPDGGSPQPTSQPVVQLALKSVGFGE; via the coding sequence GTGAGCCTGCTCGACAAAGTGCTGCGCCGCGACGACCCGCACTCGCTGGCCGCCCCCTACGCCCTGGACGCCCTGGAGCGGGCCGAGCGGACCCGTTTCGAGAAGCACTTGAGGAACTGTCCGGTCTGCGCCGCCGAGGTCCGCGCCCTGTCCGAGGACGCCGTCCGGCTGGCCTGGTCGACGGCCGCCCCGCCGCCGCCCGCGATGCGCGACCGCGTGCTGGCCGCCGTACGCACCACGGCGCAGGAGCCGGTCAGGGCGCGCGAGCCCGAGGCACGCGCCCGGGCCACGCAACTGCCGCCGCACGTCTGGGGTACGCAACCACCGCCGTCGCGCTCCCACGCGCCCCGTGCGCGCCGCCCGCTGTTCGTGCCGTTCGCCACGGCCACGGCCGCCGCCGCGCTCGTCGTCGCCTCTCTGTTCGCCGTACAGGCGAACCAGACGCAGGACCAGCTGAACGCCGAGCGCGCCCAGGCACGTGAGATCGCCCACGTTCTCGCAGCTCCGGACGCCCGGGCCAGTACGGGAAAGGACGCGGACGGCCGCAGCATCGGCGTGATCGCCTCCGCGGCGGAGGGACGGGCGGTCGTCACGTTGAGCGGATACGGGGACGTACCGAGCGGCCGCGTGAACCAGTTGTGGCTCATGCGCCCCGGCGCGCAACCGCGCTCCCTGGGGCTCTTCGAGGGCGACACGCCCTTGGTCGCGACCGGTCTCGACAAGTCCTCCACATCACTCGCTGTAACCGTCGAGCCCGACGGAGGGTCACCGCAACCCACCAGCCAGCCAGTTGTCCAACTCGCCCTGAAATCGGTTGGATTCGGAGAGTAA
- a CDS encoding ABC transporter permease — translation MSTLAFDGTAMLGRQLLRVRNNPALVILTQTMPISMLLFFGYVFGSALAMPGAEYRSFLVPGLLVATAANGIMTGMFQAAQDVHRGVSDRLRTLPVSRAAVPVGQAVADVVVTAVGTVPFLLVGLAVGWRIEGSAPEAVAAVGLLLLFRFACTWAGIFLGLLTRSEEAAGQLGSATFMLPLLSNAYIPTGNLPGWLRVIAEWNPISALTTALRELFGNAPVPEGAAWPVAHPIAGSLAWCAVLLAMFVPLGVRRYARGEG, via the coding sequence ATGAGCACCCTCGCCTTCGACGGCACGGCCATGCTGGGCCGGCAGCTGCTGCGGGTCCGCAACAACCCGGCGCTGGTGATCCTGACCCAGACCATGCCGATCAGCATGCTGTTGTTCTTCGGCTATGTCTTCGGCAGCGCGCTGGCGATGCCGGGCGCGGAGTACCGCTCGTTCCTGGTGCCGGGGCTGCTGGTGGCGACCGCCGCCAACGGGATCATGACCGGGATGTTCCAGGCCGCGCAGGACGTGCACCGGGGGGTGAGCGACCGGCTGCGGACGCTGCCGGTGAGCCGGGCCGCCGTGCCGGTGGGCCAGGCGGTGGCCGACGTGGTCGTCACGGCCGTGGGCACGGTGCCGTTCCTACTGGTCGGGCTCGCGGTGGGGTGGCGGATCGAGGGGTCCGCACCCGAGGCGGTCGCGGCCGTGGGTTTGCTGCTGCTGTTCCGGTTCGCGTGCACCTGGGCCGGGATCTTCCTCGGGCTGCTCACGCGGAGCGAGGAGGCGGCCGGCCAGCTGGGCAGCGCGACCTTCATGCTGCCGCTGCTGTCCAACGCCTACATCCCGACCGGCAATCTGCCGGGCTGGCTGCGTGTGATCGCCGAGTGGAACCCGATCAGCGCGCTCACCACGGCCCTGCGGGAGCTGTTCGGCAACGCGCCCGTCCCGGAGGGGGCCGCGTGGCCGGTGGCGCATCCGATCGCCGGGTCGCTGGCCTGGTGCGCGGTGCTGCTGGCGATGTTCGTGCCGCTGGGGGTGCGCCGGTACGCGCGCGGCGAGGGGTGA
- a CDS encoding ATP-binding cassette domain-containing protein — protein MTTTYAVLSEGLEKRFGEVRALRGLDLAVPRGTVCGVLGPNGAGKTTAVRLLTTLLRPDAGSARVAGHDLVREAAAVRRAIGVTGQYASVDGDLTGRQNLRLFARLHRMRAPNERAGELLERFGLAEAADRPASTYSGGMRRRLDLAASLVRRPEILFLDEPTTGLDPASRGAIWDAVRELKQDGTTVLLTTQYLEEADQLADDIALVDRGRVAHTGSPAQLKAVIGTYVEVVVADPEVLVEAAGVLDRLTGGEPSFDHERVAVGAVTRDSTLTLPRLVRELDAAGVPLLDASLKPPTLDDVFLRLTAVQEQEVAA, from the coding sequence ATGACTACTACGTACGCTGTACTTAGTGAGGGTCTGGAGAAGCGGTTCGGTGAGGTGCGTGCCCTGCGCGGGCTGGACCTGGCCGTTCCGCGGGGCACGGTCTGCGGGGTGCTCGGACCGAACGGGGCGGGCAAGACGACGGCGGTACGGCTGCTGACGACGCTGCTGCGCCCGGACGCGGGGTCGGCGAGAGTGGCGGGGCACGACCTCGTCCGTGAGGCCGCTGCGGTGCGGCGCGCCATAGGCGTGACCGGGCAGTACGCGTCGGTCGACGGGGACCTCACCGGCCGGCAGAACCTGCGGCTGTTCGCCCGGCTGCACCGGATGCGGGCGCCGAACGAGCGGGCGGGCGAGCTGTTGGAGCGCTTCGGGCTGGCCGAGGCCGCCGACCGGCCCGCGTCCACCTACTCGGGCGGGATGCGCCGCCGTCTCGACCTCGCGGCCAGCCTGGTCCGCCGTCCCGAGATCCTCTTCCTGGACGAGCCGACGACCGGCCTCGACCCGGCGAGCCGCGGCGCCATCTGGGACGCGGTCCGCGAGCTGAAGCAGGACGGCACCACGGTCCTGCTGACCACCCAGTACCTGGAGGAGGCGGACCAGCTCGCCGACGACATCGCCCTGGTGGACCGGGGCCGGGTGGCGCACACCGGGTCGCCGGCCCAGCTCAAGGCGGTCATCGGCACCTACGTCGAGGTCGTCGTCGCGGACCCGGAGGTGCTGGTGGAGGCGGCGGGCGTGCTCGACCGGCTCACCGGCGGGGAACCCTCGTTCGACCATGAGCGGGTGGCCGTCGGCGCGGTCACCCGGGACAGCACGCTCACCCTCCCCCGGCTGGTGCGCGAACTGGACGCGGCCGGGGTGCCGTTGCTGGACGCGAGTCTCAAGCCGCCCACGCTGGACGACGTGTTCCTGCGTCTGACGGCCGTTCAGGAGCAGGAGGTCGCCGCATGA
- a CDS encoding TetR/AcrR family transcriptional regulator, which yields MAGRAAVPEVIWARPERAGRGPKPAYTRADIAAAAVRVADAEGLDGVSMRRVAAELGCGTMSLYNYVPRKEDLYELMIDAIGAEHDIREPSGDWRADMLRNAMETRDIMHRHTWVPRLMSGFYGFSPNSLRYLEHCLECLEPLDLPYAAKTELVALLNGVVTTYTANEIATAERTRSMPWSAEEENAVRIAYLGSQVATGAYPRLAAAFMEQSGPIDLEGVFRRALERVLDAFDPGRG from the coding sequence ATGGCGGGCCGAGCGGCCGTACCCGAAGTGATCTGGGCGCGCCCCGAGCGTGCGGGGCGTGGGCCGAAGCCGGCGTACACGCGGGCCGACATCGCGGCGGCAGCGGTGCGGGTCGCCGACGCGGAGGGCCTGGACGGGGTGTCGATGCGACGCGTCGCGGCCGAGCTGGGCTGCGGGACGATGTCGCTGTACAACTACGTCCCCCGTAAGGAGGACCTGTACGAGCTGATGATCGACGCGATCGGTGCGGAGCATGACATCCGGGAGCCGTCGGGCGACTGGCGTGCGGACATGCTCCGTAACGCGATGGAGACGCGCGACATCATGCACCGCCACACCTGGGTGCCGCGGCTGATGTCAGGGTTCTACGGCTTCAGTCCCAACAGCCTGCGCTATCTGGAGCACTGCCTGGAGTGTCTGGAGCCGCTCGATCTTCCGTACGCCGCCAAGACGGAGCTCGTCGCGCTGCTCAACGGGGTCGTGACGACGTACACCGCGAACGAGATCGCGACGGCTGAGCGTACGCGGTCGATGCCGTGGTCCGCGGAGGAGGAGAACGCGGTGCGGATCGCCTACCTCGGGAGTCAGGTGGCGACCGGGGCGTATCCGAGGCTGGCGGCGGCGTTCATGGAGCAGAGCGGGCCGATTGATCTGGAGGGGGTGTTCAGGAGGGCGTTGGAGCGGGTGTTGGACGCGTTTGATCCGGGGCGGGGGTGA
- a CDS encoding type ISP restriction/modification enzyme — protein sequence MPSVTHDDAPLLADLMPWSVAPPRLGRGWPAGPDAASLKARWDALLKAEGPDREALFEPTRSRTLRSAVGQLPGRTGGTEKLVRAAGPCPEPVRVLSAPFDEQWLIPDHRLIDTARPELWRVADDDQVFVAETAGGAGPLLVATSLLPLLRPGRIRPLYRRPGATEPNLAPGLLALLSERLGLTPSPLDVLAWVMTAVRPDLTVPLTDDPGLWARGVESGHRLLWLMRRNGDRPKLPGGRRPYVRAPLPSRPLTLHYDRDEETLHLDEGRISPVPPEAWDYEVGGVRVLEDWFTTRTAEPEPGTLAAIRPTTWTQTWTSELLELITVLALLAEVEPVQGESASQVTTTALRKAGVLPVPDSARRPASVLDHHEEGPEGQLGLI from the coding sequence ATGCCCAGCGTGACGCACGACGACGCTCCGCTGCTCGCGGACCTCATGCCGTGGTCCGTCGCACCGCCGCGGCTCGGCCGGGGGTGGCCGGCGGGTCCGGACGCGGCCTCCCTGAAAGCCCGCTGGGACGCCCTGCTGAAGGCCGAAGGACCGGACCGGGAGGCCCTGTTCGAGCCGACGCGCTCCCGCACACTGCGCTCCGCGGTCGGGCAGCTGCCGGGCCGGACCGGCGGTACGGAGAAGCTGGTCCGGGCGGCCGGCCCCTGCCCTGAGCCCGTCCGTGTCCTGTCCGCCCCCTTCGACGAACAGTGGCTGATCCCCGACCACCGGCTGATCGACACGGCCCGCCCGGAGTTGTGGCGGGTGGCGGACGACGACCAGGTGTTCGTCGCGGAGACGGCCGGCGGTGCAGGCCCGCTGCTGGTCGCCACGTCCCTGCTCCCGCTGCTCCGCCCCGGCCGCATCCGCCCCCTCTACCGCCGCCCCGGAGCCACCGAACCGAACCTGGCGCCGGGCCTGTTGGCGCTGCTGAGCGAACGCCTGGGCCTGACCCCGTCCCCCCTGGACGTCCTCGCCTGGGTAATGACGGCTGTCCGCCCCGACCTGACCGTCCCGCTCACCGACGACCCCGGACTCTGGGCGCGGGGCGTCGAGTCGGGCCACCGCCTGCTGTGGCTGATGCGCCGCAACGGCGACCGCCCCAAACTGCCGGGCGGCCGCCGCCCCTACGTCAGGGCACCTCTCCCCTCCCGCCCCCTCACCCTCCACTACGACCGCGACGAGGAGACCCTCCACCTCGACGAGGGCCGCATCTCCCCGGTGCCACCGGAGGCGTGGGACTACGAGGTGGGTGGGGTACGCGTCCTGGAGGACTGGTTCACGACCCGCACGGCAGAGCCCGAGCCGGGCACCTTGGCGGCGATCCGCCCGACGACGTGGACACAGACGTGGACGTCGGAACTCCTGGAGCTGATCACGGTGTTGGCTCTGCTGGCGGAAGTGGAGCCGGTACAGGGGGAGTCGGCGTCCCAGGTGACAACGACGGCGTTGCGCAAGGCGGGCGTCCTGCCGGTACCGGACTCGGCAAGGCGCCCGGCCTCGGTTCTCGACCACCACGAGGAAGGCCCGGAAGGACAACTAGGCCTGATCTGA
- a CDS encoding GntR family transcriptional regulator produces the protein MTSFAPDSIVLNRKLPLWYQVSQSLRASILGRSPQDPLRLPTEEQLAVHYGVSVLTMRQALKELEDEGLITRHRRRGTFIEPNALRTAPVRLLGSVDAIVAQQSGMTTELLEHGKGPVPPELAEYFPDLDEVGTYHRLRSDEKTGEPTNHARNWVRPELAARLDPEDLVRWPMTKVLRDVVGADISRITDTVEARLADPETAQLLQVPLLSPILHYTGVTYDTEGRVLDAAVIHYRGDRFSFTVTLEAT, from the coding sequence GTGACCTCCTTCGCCCCGGACTCGATCGTCCTGAACCGCAAACTGCCGCTCTGGTACCAGGTGTCGCAGTCGCTGCGCGCCTCGATACTGGGCCGCTCACCCCAGGACCCGCTGCGGCTGCCCACCGAGGAGCAGTTGGCCGTGCACTACGGGGTGAGCGTGCTGACCATGCGGCAGGCGCTCAAGGAGCTGGAGGACGAGGGGCTGATCACCCGCCATCGCCGGCGCGGCACGTTCATCGAGCCGAACGCCCTGCGGACCGCGCCCGTGCGGCTGCTCGGCTCGGTGGACGCGATCGTGGCCCAGCAGTCGGGCATGACCACAGAGCTGCTCGAACACGGCAAGGGTCCGGTGCCGCCCGAACTCGCCGAGTACTTCCCCGATCTGGACGAGGTGGGCACGTACCACCGGCTGCGCTCCGACGAGAAGACCGGCGAGCCGACCAACCACGCGCGCAACTGGGTCCGCCCCGAACTCGCCGCTCGTCTCGACCCGGAGGACCTGGTCCGCTGGCCGATGACGAAGGTGCTGCGGGATGTCGTCGGGGCGGACATCAGCCGCATCACGGACACCGTGGAGGCCCGCCTCGCGGACCCGGAGACGGCCCAGCTGCTCCAAGTGCCGCTGCTCAGCCCGATCCTGCACTACACGGGCGTCACCTACGACACGGAGGGCCGGGTGCTGGACGCGGCGGTCATCCACTACCGGGGCGACCGCTTCTCCTTCACGGTGACCTTGGAGGCGACCTAG
- the hmgA gene encoding homogentisate 1,2-dioxygenase yields MSGDARKTAEGLTYLSGFGNEHSSEAVPGALPEGRNSPQRAPLGLYAEQLSGTAFTEPRAHNRRSWLYRIRPSAAHPAFTHTHNGWIRTAPFTESVPDPNRLRWNPLPHPTEGTDFLAGLWTLGGNGDVAQRTGMAVHLYHATDSMDRVFSDADGELLIVPERGGLLLRTEFGLLHAEPGQIALIPRGVRFRVELLDTAARGYVCENYGAPFRLPDLGPIGANGLAGARDFKAPVAAYEDVEGPVEVVNKFCGNLWTATYDHSPLDVVAWHGNHVPYVYDLRRFNVIGSISYDHPDPSIFTVLTSPSDTPGLAGVDFVVFAPRWLVGEDTFRPPYFHRNVMSEYMGLIEGAYDAKAEGFVPGGGSLHNMMSAHGPDRDTFDKASAAELEPRKVDDGLAFMFETRWPVTLTAHAAQADHLQRHYDDVWKGLERHFRPLH; encoded by the coding sequence ATGAGCGGGGACGCGCGGAAGACCGCGGAGGGCCTGACCTACCTCTCCGGGTTCGGCAACGAGCACAGCTCGGAGGCGGTCCCGGGGGCACTGCCCGAGGGGCGCAACTCACCGCAGCGCGCCCCCCTCGGCCTCTACGCGGAACAGCTGAGCGGTACGGCGTTCACCGAGCCCCGCGCCCACAACCGCCGCTCCTGGCTGTACCGCATCCGCCCGTCGGCAGCCCATCCGGCGTTCACGCACACCCACAACGGCTGGATCCGCACCGCCCCCTTCACCGAGTCCGTCCCGGACCCGAACCGCCTGCGCTGGAACCCCCTCCCCCACCCCACGGAGGGCACCGACTTCCTGGCCGGCCTGTGGACCCTCGGCGGCAACGGCGACGTGGCCCAGCGCACCGGCATGGCCGTGCACCTCTACCACGCCACCGACTCGATGGACCGGGTCTTCAGCGACGCCGACGGCGAGCTGCTGATCGTCCCGGAGCGCGGCGGGCTCCTGCTGCGCACCGAGTTCGGGCTGCTGCACGCCGAGCCCGGCCAGATCGCCCTGATCCCCCGCGGTGTCCGCTTCCGCGTCGAACTCCTCGACACCGCCGCCCGCGGCTACGTCTGCGAGAACTACGGCGCCCCCTTCCGCCTGCCCGACCTCGGCCCGATCGGCGCCAACGGTCTCGCGGGCGCCCGCGACTTCAAGGCGCCCGTCGCCGCGTACGAGGACGTCGAGGGCCCGGTGGAGGTGGTGAACAAGTTCTGCGGCAACCTCTGGACGGCGACGTACGACCACTCCCCGCTGGACGTGGTCGCCTGGCACGGCAACCACGTCCCGTACGTCTACGACCTGCGCCGCTTCAACGTCATCGGGTCGATCTCGTACGACCACCCGGACCCGTCGATCTTCACGGTGCTGACGTCGCCGAGCGACACCCCCGGGCTCGCCGGGGTCGACTTCGTCGTCTTCGCGCCGCGCTGGCTGGTGGGCGAGGACACGTTCCGGCCGCCGTACTTCCACCGGAACGTGATGAGCGAGTACATGGGGCTCATCGAGGGCGCCTACGACGCGAAGGCGGAGGGCTTCGTGCCCGGGGGCGGCTCGCTGCACAACATGATGTCGGCGCACGGCCCCGACCGGGACACCTTCGACAAGGCGAGCGCCGCGGAGCTGGAGCCGCGGAAGGTGGACGACGGGCTGGCGTTCATGTTCGAGACCCGCTGGCCGGTGACGCTCACCGCGCACGCGGCCCAGGCGGACCATCTGCAACGCCACTACGACGACGTCTGGAAGGGCCTGGAGCGCCACTTCCGCCCCTTGCACTGA
- a CDS encoding TetR/AcrR family transcriptional regulator, translated as MKPVPHATSATSLRRAPVQRRSAERLTRILDACADLLDEVGYDDLSTRAVAQRAGVPIGSVYRFFGNKRQMADALAQRNLERFTEQVGERLQGADGGWRVALDAVLDEYLAMKRTVPGFSLVDFGNQIPVGARVAEPNHRVADRLIALLSGYLGRDADEDLRRTFLIAVETADTLVHLAFRVAPEGDEKIIGEMRELLRAYLARVLDRP; from the coding sequence ATGAAGCCCGTGCCCCACGCGACATCCGCGACATCGCTCCGCCGAGCGCCCGTGCAGCGGCGCAGCGCCGAACGGCTGACCAGGATCCTCGACGCCTGCGCCGACCTCCTCGACGAGGTCGGCTACGACGACCTGAGCACGCGGGCCGTCGCCCAGCGGGCCGGCGTCCCCATCGGCTCCGTCTACCGCTTCTTCGGCAACAAACGGCAGATGGCCGACGCCCTCGCCCAGCGCAACCTCGAACGCTTCACCGAGCAGGTCGGCGAGCGCCTCCAGGGCGCCGACGGGGGCTGGCGGGTCGCCCTGGACGCCGTACTGGACGAGTACCTCGCCATGAAGCGCACGGTGCCCGGCTTCTCCCTCGTCGACTTCGGCAACCAGATCCCCGTCGGCGCCCGCGTCGCCGAACCCAACCACCGGGTCGCCGACCGCCTCATCGCACTCCTCTCCGGCTACCTCGGCCGCGACGCCGACGAGGATCTGCGCCGCACCTTCCTCATCGCCGTGGAGACCGCGGACACCCTGGTCCACCTGGCGTTCCGGGTGGCCCCCGAGGGCGACGAGAAGATCATCGGCGAGATGCGGGAGCTGCTGCGGGCGTATCTGGCACGGGTGCTGGACAGGCCCTAG
- a CDS encoding molybdopterin oxidoreductase family protein codes for MSRTALRICPLCEATCGLTLTIEGTRVTGARGDRDDVFSRGFICPKGASFGAVDGDPDRLRTPLVRRDGELREATWEEAFDAVAAGIRPAVERYGPNAVGVVLGNPNVHTMAGALYPPVLLAGLGTRSVFTASTVDQMPKHVSSGLLFGDANAIPVPDLDHTDHLLLIGANPLESNGSLCTAPDFPGKLKALKARGGTLTVIDPRRTRTAKLADRHLAIRPGADALLLAAMTYTLFEEDLVETGELTPHLEGLDELRGAVRDFSPEAVADACDVDAGTIRTLARELAAAPTAAVYARIGSCTVPHGTLASWLVDVLNILTGNLDRPGGALFPQAATDRTPRPAGPSHGFALGRWHSRVSRYPEAKGELPISALAEEIDTATDEGEPIRVVVTVAANPVLSVPDGDRLDKALGGLDFMVSVDPYLNETSRHADVVLPPPPPSQSPHHDFAFNTLAVRNQVRYNRPAVPLEPGRMAETEILARLVLAATGMHGADPSAVDDLVIGQTLGKAVKEPYSPVHGRDPKELAGQLVGVFGPERRLDMMLRLGPYGDGFGVRPDGLSLEKLLAHPHGIDLGPLASRLPQPLKTRSGKVELLPQPIADDLPRLRQAASERSAGLVLVGRRHLRSNNSWMHNVPALTGGTNRCTLHIHPDDADSLGLVDGQAVGVKGAGGAVTAPVEITDSVRRGVVSLPHGWGHDRPGTRLNHAAKDPGVNVNQLLDGRLLDPLSGNAVLNAVPVELITKL; via the coding sequence GTGTCCCGCACCGCCCTGCGTATCTGCCCCCTGTGCGAGGCCACCTGCGGCCTGACCCTCACCATCGAGGGGACCCGGGTCACCGGCGCCCGCGGCGATCGCGACGACGTCTTCAGCCGGGGGTTCATCTGCCCCAAGGGCGCCTCCTTCGGTGCCGTCGACGGCGACCCCGACCGGCTGCGCACCCCGCTGGTGCGCCGGGACGGCGAGCTGCGCGAGGCCACCTGGGAGGAGGCCTTCGACGCGGTCGCCGCCGGCATCCGGCCGGCCGTCGAGCGGTACGGGCCGAACGCCGTCGGCGTCGTCCTCGGCAACCCCAACGTGCACACCATGGCCGGCGCCCTCTACCCGCCGGTCCTCCTCGCCGGCCTCGGCACCCGCAGCGTCTTCACCGCCTCGACGGTCGACCAGATGCCCAAGCACGTCTCCAGCGGGCTCCTCTTCGGCGACGCCAACGCGATCCCGGTGCCCGACCTCGACCACACCGACCATCTGCTGCTCATCGGCGCCAACCCCCTTGAGTCCAACGGCAGTCTGTGCACCGCCCCCGACTTCCCCGGCAAGCTCAAGGCGCTCAAGGCCCGCGGTGGCACCCTCACCGTCATCGACCCGCGCCGCACCCGTACCGCCAAGCTCGCCGACCGCCACCTCGCGATCCGTCCCGGCGCCGACGCGCTGCTGCTCGCGGCGATGACATACACGCTGTTCGAGGAAGACCTCGTCGAGACGGGGGAGTTGACTCCGCACCTCGAAGGACTGGACGAACTCCGGGGCGCGGTACGGGACTTCAGCCCCGAAGCCGTCGCCGACGCCTGCGACGTCGACGCCGGCACCATCCGTACCCTCGCCCGTGAGCTCGCCGCCGCGCCCACCGCCGCCGTCTACGCCCGCATCGGCAGCTGCACCGTCCCGCACGGCACGCTGGCCAGCTGGCTGGTCGACGTACTGAACATCCTGACGGGGAACCTCGACCGTCCCGGCGGCGCCCTCTTCCCGCAGGCCGCCACCGACCGCACACCCCGGCCCGCCGGACCCAGCCACGGCTTCGCGCTCGGGCGCTGGCACTCCCGGGTGAGCCGGTATCCGGAGGCCAAGGGCGAGCTGCCGATCTCCGCGCTCGCCGAGGAGATCGACACCGCGACGGACGAGGGCGAACCGATCCGGGTGGTCGTCACCGTCGCCGCCAACCCCGTTCTGTCGGTGCCCGACGGCGACCGGCTCGACAAGGCGCTCGGCGGGCTCGACTTCATGGTCAGCGTCGACCCCTACCTCAACGAGACCTCGCGCCACGCCGACGTCGTCCTGCCCCCGCCCCCGCCCTCGCAGAGCCCGCACCACGACTTCGCCTTCAACACCCTCGCCGTCCGCAACCAGGTCCGCTACAACCGCCCCGCCGTCCCGCTGGAGCCCGGCCGGATGGCCGAGACCGAGATCCTGGCCCGGCTGGTCCTCGCCGCGACCGGCATGCACGGCGCCGACCCGTCGGCCGTGGACGACCTGGTCATCGGACAGACCCTCGGCAAGGCGGTCAAGGAGCCGTACTCGCCGGTGCACGGCCGTGACCCCAAGGAGCTCGCCGGACAACTGGTCGGCGTCTTTGGCCCCGAGCGCCGGCTCGACATGATGCTGCGCCTCGGCCCCTACGGCGACGGCTTCGGCGTACGACCGGACGGACTGAGCCTGGAGAAGCTGCTGGCGCATCCGCACGGCATCGACCTGGGACCGCTCGCCTCCCGGCTGCCGCAGCCCCTGAAGACGCGCAGCGGAAAGGTGGAGCTGCTGCCGCAGCCGATCGCCGACGATCTGCCGCGCCTGCGGCAGGCCGCCTCCGAGCGGTCCGCCGGCCTGGTCCTCGTCGGCCGCCGCCATCTGCGCTCCAACAACAGCTGGATGCACAACGTCCCCGCCCTCACCGGCGGCACCAACCGCTGCACCCTGCACATCCACCCCGATGACGCCGACAGCCTCGGGCTCGTCGACGGACAGGCGGTCGGTGTGAAGGGCGCAGGGGGCGCGGTGACCGCCCCCGTCGAGATCACCGACAGCGTGCGCCGGGGCGTGGTGAGCCTCCCGCACGGCTGGGGCCACGACCGCCCCGGAACCCGTCTGAACCACGCGGCCAAGGACCCCGGCGTCAACGTGAACCAGCTGCTCGACGGCCGTCTCCTGGACCCGCTGTCAGGCAACGCGGTACTCAACGCGGTGCCGGTCGAATTGATCACGAAGCTGTGA
- a CDS encoding CitMHS family transporter produces MLTILGFAMIATFLVLIMMKKMSPIAALVLIPALFCVFVGKGAKLGDYVIDGVTSLAPTAAMLMFAIVYFGVMIDVGLFDPIVRGILKFAKADPMRIVVGTAILAAIVSLDGDGSTTFMITVSAMYPLYKRLKMSLVVMTGVAAMANGVMNTLPWGGPTARAATALKLDASDIFVPMIPALAVGLLGVFVLSYFLGLKERRRLGVLTLDEVLVEEKESETVLVGAGSGSTGKTVTGGSGSGSGTDAEDDDEERFTVLDPHRATLRPKLYWFNALVTVTLLTSMIMEWLPIPVLFILGAALVLTVNFPHIPDQKARLAAHADNVLNVSGMVFAAAVFTGVLQGTGMVDHMARWMVDVIPDGMGPHMALVTGVLSLPLTYFMSNDGFYFGVLPVLAEAGAAHGVSPLEMARASLVGQPLHMSSPLVPAVYVLVGMAKVEFGDHTKFVVKWAALTCLLILGAGILFGII; encoded by the coding sequence ATGTTGACCATCCTCGGCTTCGCCATGATCGCGACCTTCCTGGTCCTGATCATGATGAAGAAGATGTCGCCGATCGCGGCGCTCGTGCTGATTCCGGCACTGTTCTGTGTGTTCGTCGGAAAGGGCGCCAAGCTCGGTGACTACGTCATCGACGGCGTCACCAGCCTCGCCCCCACCGCGGCGATGCTCATGTTCGCGATCGTCTACTTCGGTGTGATGATCGACGTCGGCCTCTTCGACCCGATCGTGCGGGGCATCCTGAAGTTCGCGAAGGCCGACCCGATGCGGATCGTCGTCGGCACCGCGATCCTCGCCGCGATCGTCTCGCTCGACGGCGACGGCTCGACCACCTTCATGATCACCGTCTCGGCGATGTACCCGCTGTACAAGCGCCTGAAGATGAGCCTCGTCGTGATGACCGGTGTGGCCGCCATGGCCAACGGCGTCATGAACACCCTGCCCTGGGGCGGCCCGACCGCCCGTGCCGCCACCGCGCTCAAGCTCGACGCCAGCGACATCTTCGTGCCGATGATCCCGGCGCTCGCGGTCGGTCTGCTGGGTGTCTTCGTCCTCTCCTACTTCCTGGGGCTGAAGGAGCGCAGGCGCCTCGGTGTGCTGACGCTGGACGAGGTGCTCGTCGAGGAGAAGGAGTCCGAGACGGTTCTCGTGGGCGCCGGTTCCGGTTCCACGGGCAAGACGGTCACCGGCGGCTCGGGCTCGGGCTCCGGCACCGACGCCGAGGACGACGACGAGGAGCGCTTCACCGTCCTCGACCCCCACCGCGCCACCCTGCGTCCCAAGCTGTACTGGTTCAACGCCCTGGTCACCGTCACCCTGCTCACCTCCATGATCATGGAGTGGCTGCCGATCCCGGTGCTGTTCATCCTCGGTGCCGCGCTCGTGCTCACGGTCAACTTCCCGCACATCCCCGACCAGAAGGCCCGGCTCGCCGCCCACGCCGACAACGTCCTCAACGTCTCCGGCATGGTCTTCGCCGCCGCCGTCTTCACCGGCGTCCTCCAGGGCACCGGCATGGTCGACCACATGGCCCGCTGGATGGTCGACGTCATCCCCGACGGCATGGGCCCGCACATGGCCCTCGTCACCGGCGTCCTGAGCCTCCCGCTCACCTACTTCATGTCGAACGACGGCTTCTACTTCGGCGTCCTGCCGGTCCTCGCCGAGGCCGGCGCCGCCCACGGCGTCTCCCCGCTGGAGATGGCGCGCGCCTCCCTCGTCGGCCAGCCGCTGCACATGTCGAGCCCGCTCGTCCCGGCCGTGTACGTCCTGGTCGGCATGGCCAAGGTGGAGTTCGGCGACCACACCAAGTTCGTGGTCAAGTGGGCCGCGCTCACATGCCTGTTGATCCTCGGGGCAGGAATCCTCTTCGGAATCATCTGA